Proteins from one Ignavibacteriota bacterium genomic window:
- a CDS encoding GNAT family N-acetyltransferase produces MPLLTDRLRIDRLDAGNASAMYIYRSDPGVARYQYWEPSDVGEVESFIRNLESEEIGQPGTWYQLGIFLIENDELIGDLGIHVLHDDSKQAELGITLAPKYHGRGLAAEAVTALLGFLFDQLQMHRVFGSVDPRNSPSMALMQRVGMRKEAHLKESLWFKGSWVDDVIFAMLDREYEEVKKNGDRSITL; encoded by the coding sequence ATTCCCTTGCTGACGGATCGACTCAGAATTGACAGGCTCGATGCCGGCAACGCATCGGCCATGTATATATATAGGTCCGATCCAGGTGTTGCCAGATATCAATACTGGGAACCATCCGACGTGGGGGAAGTAGAGTCGTTCATTCGTAATCTCGAATCGGAAGAAATCGGGCAACCAGGAACGTGGTATCAACTGGGGATATTTCTCATCGAGAACGATGAGCTTATTGGAGATCTGGGGATTCATGTATTGCATGATGATTCCAAACAAGCCGAGCTGGGCATAACACTCGCACCGAAATATCATGGTCGTGGATTGGCAGCCGAAGCGGTCACGGCGCTGCTCGGTTTCCTATTTGATCAATTACAGATGCATAGAGTATTTGGATCGGTGGACCCAAGGAATTCCCCGTCAATGGCCTTGATGCAGCGAGTCGGGATGCGCAAGGAAGCTCATTTGAAGGAGAGTTTGTGGTTCAAAGGGTCCTGGGTTGATGATGTCATATTCGCGATGCTCGATCGGGAATATGAAGAGGTAAAAAAGAATGGAGATCGGAGCATAACCCTCTGA
- a CDS encoding DsrE family protein, with translation MQTILIIINDAPYGTEKAYNALRMAMTLQKEHSNNVAVKIFLLADAVFCALPKQNTPTGYYNIERMLQSVLQKGGEVKSCGGCSEARGISGLPFIEGVQLSNMKEFAQWTVECDKVLTF, from the coding sequence ATGCAGACAATACTCATCATCATCAACGACGCGCCGTACGGAACTGAAAAAGCATACAATGCTCTTCGTATGGCCATGACCTTGCAGAAGGAACACAGCAACAACGTTGCCGTGAAGATATTCCTGCTTGCCGACGCGGTCTTCTGTGCACTGCCGAAGCAGAATACACCGACGGGGTATTACAACATCGAGCGTATGCTGCAGTCGGTGCTGCAGAAGGGTGGGGAAGTGAAGAGTTGCGGTGGCTGCTCCGAGGCGCGTGGCATCAGCGGCCTGCCTTTCATCGAGGGAGTGCAACTTTCCAACATGAAGGAATTCGCGCAGTGGACGGTGGAGTGTGACAAGGTGCTGACGTTCTAG
- a CDS encoding PAS domain S-box protein, which produces MNSMAQTAASGNGRRAGNTWPSISGDFQPISNTSVSIAGVIGLVIGVGWLLGEWRYGTFGHGYVPMAPATAWLFVLLSMLMFLRTRLLQSRRAALVSMVLPLMVLATVLTNTDWRGSIEIERHFTLRAGDLPGVRTGWMSPLTGAAFLLCSLGVVLSMPWITRHRSARLTALVMGCTVLSLGLVVLLSYIMNAPLLYDGHTVPMAVGTAVCFVLLAFGIVTGAGLEKWYWNYKGQRWLLTVCVLCCLAILGRGAWSFRTQNVLYEREAVNQLTAISTIKVHQIEQWRKERLGDAAVLNSSLLFKEAAREWMRSGDVSLQEKLLQRISAMTVYYGYNDVILTDTLGNILLSTGGSSGEVDGEMRHMCERALRAGRPLLSDVYPGRDSSETHIAVVAPLIDPSSTRSSAFGLVILQSRTLTSLDTLVRFWPVLSPTAEAMLVQGYAQEVHFLNDVGHGTASMTRLRFPLSRTELPSVRAVLGARGILTGRDHRGVRVLAYVMAVPDSPWLLVSKIGVDEVFAPLWREGAGIGITVVLLMAVVCLGFVLVQKSRNTARDHYEREEKLSVTLRAIGDGVLVTDADGRITRINRVTEILTGWSEQEALGRPVEEVFRIVNAETRVPVVVPVARVLVTGEQHGLSNNTLLIARDGSECPIDDSAAPIHDADGTLIGVIMVFRDVSEERRARQALHSINTTLEQLVQARTSELRESEERFRTLIEAAASVIVALAPDESILEFNPEAQKVFGRSREDVLGKNYVETFIPESARAEVRNDIRKVLTGVPTRGHENPITRADGTQRIISWNASPLPDVQGRSSGIIAVGHDITERVRAEAELLAAKERAERSDKLKDAFIANISHEVRTPLNSILGFTEILRERVHPYQTADLARIFDRIQAGSDRLTRTIDLILNVSRMQAGDTLLRAAPVDVSIMVSKVLDGLAPLAANKSIGLDFHNDSEGTTIIQADEYLLSQALINLVDNAIKFTRQGSVTVHLRRTDGRLLLDVTDTGVGISEEYLPHLFKAYSQEETGMTKTYQGIGLGMTLVKQYCDVHGVPITVRSKKHEGSTFSLDLSALLTADGSISPAPLHAAPAQSAVTGHRTTERPTILAVEDDQLTQDFLASILTDSFDVLFASSAAAALDQLQMHTVDLILMDLSLEGDVNGLLLTRRLRGSDQHTHIPVIAVTAHAFPEDERLALDAGCDAYIAKPVTRARLVQMIRKHLPT; this is translated from the coding sequence ATGAACTCGATGGCACAAACGGCAGCATCAGGGAACGGCCGGCGGGCGGGAAACACGTGGCCGTCCATCTCCGGCGACTTCCAGCCGATTTCCAACACGAGTGTGAGTATTGCCGGAGTGATCGGACTCGTGATAGGTGTGGGCTGGTTGCTCGGAGAGTGGCGATACGGCACCTTCGGGCACGGGTACGTGCCGATGGCCCCGGCGACGGCGTGGCTCTTCGTCCTGCTCAGTATGTTGATGTTCCTGCGCACCCGGCTGCTGCAATCGCGACGTGCGGCACTGGTATCGATGGTGCTGCCTCTGATGGTGCTCGCGACAGTGCTCACCAACACCGACTGGCGCGGGTCCATTGAAATTGAACGGCACTTCACGCTACGCGCGGGCGATCTCCCGGGTGTCCGTACAGGGTGGATGTCGCCACTCACCGGCGCCGCCTTCCTTCTGTGCTCGCTCGGTGTGGTCCTGAGCATGCCCTGGATAACACGGCACCGGTCGGCACGTCTGACGGCCCTGGTGATGGGTTGCACGGTATTGAGTCTTGGCCTTGTGGTGCTCCTGAGTTACATCATGAACGCGCCATTGCTCTACGACGGGCACACAGTGCCGATGGCTGTGGGTACGGCAGTGTGCTTCGTGCTGCTTGCATTCGGGATCGTGACGGGCGCAGGCTTGGAGAAGTGGTACTGGAATTATAAGGGCCAGCGCTGGTTGTTGACCGTGTGCGTATTGTGTTGCCTGGCCATCCTGGGACGCGGGGCGTGGAGCTTCCGAACACAGAATGTACTCTATGAAAGGGAGGCGGTGAATCAACTCACCGCCATCTCGACGATCAAGGTGCATCAGATCGAACAGTGGCGAAAAGAACGGCTCGGTGACGCCGCAGTGTTGAACTCGAGTCTCCTCTTTAAGGAAGCCGCCAGGGAGTGGATGCGCAGCGGCGATGTGTCGTTGCAGGAAAAACTCCTGCAACGTATCAGCGCCATGACCGTGTATTACGGATACAACGATGTCATCCTGACCGATACTCTTGGAAATATTCTGTTGAGTACCGGAGGATCATCCGGGGAGGTCGATGGCGAGATGCGTCACATGTGTGAACGCGCGCTGCGAGCGGGCAGGCCGCTGCTCAGCGACGTGTACCCAGGTCGCGATTCCTCGGAGACACATATCGCGGTGGTAGCTCCACTCATCGATCCGTCCTCAACGCGTTCATCGGCATTCGGTCTGGTAATACTCCAGTCGCGGACGCTGACCTCGCTGGACACGCTGGTCCGTTTCTGGCCCGTCCTAAGCCCGACGGCGGAGGCGATGTTGGTGCAAGGGTATGCCCAGGAAGTGCACTTCCTGAACGATGTGGGGCATGGTACAGCATCGATGACGCGGCTGCGCTTCCCGTTGAGCCGCACCGAACTTCCGTCCGTTCGTGCAGTACTCGGCGCGCGGGGCATACTCACGGGCCGCGACCACCGCGGAGTCCGCGTCCTCGCGTACGTGATGGCGGTGCCCGACTCACCATGGCTGCTTGTGAGCAAGATCGGTGTCGACGAGGTATTCGCGCCACTGTGGCGCGAGGGTGCCGGTATCGGCATTACCGTGGTACTGCTCATGGCGGTGGTCTGTCTGGGTTTTGTGCTTGTGCAAAAGAGCCGGAACACGGCGCGCGACCACTATGAACGCGAGGAAAAACTCTCCGTCACGCTTCGCGCCATCGGCGACGGTGTGCTTGTGACGGATGCCGACGGTCGCATCACACGCATCAACCGCGTGACGGAAATACTCACGGGTTGGAGCGAGCAGGAAGCGCTTGGCAGACCCGTGGAGGAGGTCTTCCGCATCGTGAACGCGGAGACACGCGTCCCCGTTGTTGTTCCCGTTGCGCGCGTGCTGGTAACTGGTGAGCAGCACGGACTCTCGAATAACACGCTGCTGATAGCGCGCGACGGTAGCGAATGCCCCATCGACGACAGCGCCGCACCAATTCACGACGCCGACGGCACCCTGATAGGCGTGATCATGGTATTTCGGGATGTGTCGGAGGAACGGCGGGCGCGGCAGGCCCTGCACTCCATCAATACGACGTTGGAACAACTGGTGCAGGCGCGCACATCCGAGTTGCGGGAAAGCGAAGAACGTTTCCGCACCCTCATCGAGGCGGCGGCGAGCGTCATCGTGGCTCTGGCCCCCGACGAAAGCATTCTGGAGTTCAACCCCGAGGCGCAGAAGGTGTTCGGACGCTCGCGCGAGGACGTTCTCGGAAAAAATTACGTGGAGACGTTTATTCCCGAAAGCGCCCGTGCGGAAGTGCGGAATGATATTCGGAAAGTGCTCACGGGTGTTCCGACACGCGGACATGAGAACCCGATCACACGGGCTGATGGAACACAGCGGATCATCTCGTGGAATGCCAGTCCCCTTCCGGATGTGCAGGGACGGTCCAGCGGCATCATTGCGGTCGGTCACGACATCACCGAGCGTGTACGTGCGGAGGCCGAACTGCTCGCCGCGAAAGAGCGTGCGGAAAGGTCCGACAAACTCAAGGACGCCTTCATTGCCAACATCTCGCACGAAGTGCGCACGCCTCTCAACAGTATACTCGGCTTCACGGAGATCCTCCGCGAACGTGTGCATCCATACCAAACTGCGGATCTCGCACGCATTTTCGACCGCATCCAGGCGGGATCGGATCGGTTGACACGCACCATCGATCTTATATTGAACGTCTCACGCATGCAGGCGGGCGACACACTTCTGCGCGCCGCTCCGGTGGATGTATCGATCATGGTCAGCAAGGTTCTGGACGGGCTCGCGCCGCTGGCGGCCAACAAATCCATCGGCCTCGACTTCCATAACGACAGCGAGGGTACAACCATCATTCAAGCCGACGAATACCTTCTCTCACAAGCCCTGATCAATCTTGTCGACAACGCCATCAAATTCACCAGGCAGGGTTCGGTAACCGTACACCTGCGGCGTACGGACGGCCGCCTTTTGCTCGACGTCACGGATACGGGGGTCGGCATCTCGGAGGAATACCTGCCCCATCTCTTCAAAGCGTACTCGCAGGAGGAGACGGGCATGACCAAGACGTATCAAGGCATCGGTCTGGGCATGACTCTTGTAAAACAGTATTGCGACGTTCACGGTGTGCCGATCACAGTGCGGAGCAAAAAACACGAGGGCAGCACCTTCTCGCTCGATCTGAGCGCACTGCTGACTGCGGACGGAAGTATTTCTCCTGCCCCTCTCCACGCCGCTCCCGCGCAGTCGGCGGTGACGGGGCACAGAACAACGGAAAGACCCACGATCCTTGCGGTGGAAGACGATCAACTCACGCAGGACTTTCTCGCATCCATTCTCACAGATTCATTCGACGTGTTGTTTGCATCGTCCGCCGCCGCTGCCCTGGACCAACTGCAGATGCATACCGTCGATCTCATCCTGATGGATCTGTCGCTGGAGGGTGACGTCAACGGACTGCTGCTCACACGGCGGCTGCGGGGCTCGGATCAGCATACACACATTCCGGTCATCGCCGTGACCGCGCATGCCTTCCCCGAAGATGAACGTCTGGCACTCGATGCCGGCTGCGATGCGTACATCGCCAAGCCGGTGACACGCGCGCGGCTCGTGCAGATGATTCGGAAACACCTCCCGACCTGA
- the rmuC gene encoding DNA recombination protein RmuC → MDILFLLGGIILGAVIGWTIATQRARQGLVPRAELDAAAQNLNQTVTELRVEQERGRALATQREEALTSLREKENAVLALSSAASSREAELKAARQQAEETRAALAALGESFEKLRGDIEERNAQLAELRAQKQAADEKLTTQKSEIEAIRRQSEAEFKNLATQILDEKAEKFTALNKSNIETILKPLGDNLLEFKKKVEDVYDKEAQQRFSLGQEVEKLVKLNQQISLDATNLTKALEGNSKTQGDWGEMILERILEQSGLVKGREYVVQEFLRDDAGSVLKNEEGSKMQPDVLVSYPGDRKVIIDSKVSLLAYKRYAAADSREEQSAALKQHVDSIKRHIEGLSRKNYPDFTQSLDFVMMFVPIEPAFLAALQHDPELWNYAYSRRVLLMSPTNLIAALKLVADLWQREYQNRNAIEIAERGGALYDKFAGFVDTLASVGESIDKAQVRYTSAMNMLKDGKGNLLTRVEGLKKLGIKAKKALPSSLLISAEDEENADADNTDEESGAA, encoded by the coding sequence ATGGACATCCTCTTCCTTCTCGGCGGTATTATTCTCGGCGCGGTCATCGGCTGGACCATCGCAACGCAGCGCGCGCGGCAGGGACTCGTCCCACGCGCGGAACTCGACGCGGCGGCACAAAACCTGAATCAGACCGTCACCGAACTCCGCGTGGAACAGGAACGCGGCCGCGCACTTGCCACGCAGCGGGAAGAGGCGCTGACGTCGCTCCGCGAAAAGGAGAACGCGGTGTTGGCGCTGTCGAGCGCGGCGTCGTCGCGGGAGGCCGAACTCAAGGCAGCGCGGCAGCAGGCCGAGGAAACACGCGCCGCACTCGCCGCGCTCGGCGAGTCGTTCGAAAAACTGCGTGGCGACATCGAAGAACGAAACGCGCAGCTCGCGGAATTGCGCGCACAGAAACAGGCGGCTGACGAGAAACTCACGACGCAGAAATCGGAGATCGAGGCGATACGCCGCCAGTCGGAGGCGGAGTTTAAAAATCTCGCGACGCAGATCCTCGATGAAAAGGCGGAGAAGTTCACGGCGCTGAACAAAAGCAATATCGAGACCATTCTGAAACCGCTCGGCGACAACCTGCTCGAGTTCAAGAAGAAGGTCGAGGATGTGTACGACAAGGAGGCCCAGCAGCGCTTCTCGCTGGGTCAGGAAGTGGAAAAACTGGTGAAGCTCAACCAGCAGATCAGTCTCGACGCAACCAATCTCACCAAGGCCCTCGAGGGGAATTCGAAAACGCAGGGCGACTGGGGCGAAATGATTCTCGAACGAATCCTCGAGCAGTCGGGCCTGGTGAAGGGACGCGAGTATGTTGTGCAGGAATTCCTCCGCGACGATGCCGGATCGGTGCTGAAAAACGAGGAAGGATCGAAGATGCAGCCCGACGTGCTGGTCTCGTACCCCGGCGACCGTAAGGTGATCATCGATTCGAAGGTGTCGCTTCTTGCATACAAACGGTACGCGGCCGCCGACTCGCGCGAGGAACAGTCCGCCGCGCTTAAACAGCATGTCGATTCCATCAAACGGCACATCGAGGGTTTGAGCAGGAAAAACTATCCGGACTTCACACAGAGTCTCGACTTTGTGATGATGTTTGTGCCCATCGAACCGGCCTTCCTCGCGGCGCTGCAGCACGATCCCGAGCTGTGGAATTACGCGTATTCGCGGCGTGTGCTGCTGATGAGTCCGACCAACCTCATCGCAGCGCTAAAGCTCGTGGCCGATCTCTGGCAGCGTGAATATCAGAACCGTAACGCCATCGAGATCGCGGAGCGGGGTGGCGCTCTCTACGACAAGTTCGCGGGTTTTGTGGACACCCTCGCCTCAGTCGGCGAATCGATCGACAAGGCGCAGGTCCGGTACACCTCGGCGATGAACATGCTGAAGGACGGCAAAGGCAATCTGCTCACACGTGTCGAGGGACTAAAAAAACTCGGCATCAAGGCGAAGAAGGCACTGCCGTCGTCGCTACTTATATCAGCGGAAGACGAGGAGAACGCGGATGCGGACAACACCGACGAAGAGAGCGGGGCCGCGTGA
- a CDS encoding response regulator: MHDFKALILAIDDAEDNLVTIKALVGEIAPSAEILLARDGIAGLDVARVTQPNVIFLDIVMPGVSGYEICKRLKADSTTRDIPVVFVTAMRDDKASRIRALECGADGFLHKPFDQVELEAILSAMLKINEAGRRDRDERRVLQELVEERTTELRRAHRATLNLLEDLHRENEARKRSEEYFRRVSAITSDIAYSCSAETKNRYTIVWITGAAERITGYSREYIQDKGCWRFLVVDEDQSMFDANVVSVPAGAKATCELRIHHKDGHIVWLESTVECVTDPASDGATILYGGLTDITERRRVAEELHAAKNRAEHSEKLKDAFIANISHEIRTPLNIILGYTGVIAERFLPLATDGDRSFFDSVRRGGDRLLRTVDMILNVSRLQAGEYTPHPVPIDVSALMRTIALDHQPLAEEKNLILCTADETGPIAVVADEYSLVQAVSNLVHNAIKFTPSGQVILRVFRDALDRVCLSVQDTGIGISEEYLPMLFTRYSQEEMGYTREYEGLGLGMALVKGYLDLNRAEISVESRKGKGSIFTITFTTGADPNVTPVSHPAPHQTYTAPEKRTAPSDKAVVLLVEDDEQTIEFMEVLLGGDFILHTARTAELAWDMLATIPVKLVLMDISLAGHKTGLELTRDIRAHSRIAHIPIIAVTAHAYDTDRAICLEAGCDEFLSKPIRKADLFAKMNALLES, translated from the coding sequence ATGCATGATTTCAAGGCCCTGATACTGGCCATTGATGACGCAGAAGACAATCTTGTCACCATCAAGGCACTCGTGGGGGAGATCGCTCCCTCGGCGGAAATATTACTGGCACGTGATGGTATTGCTGGACTTGATGTCGCGCGGGTAACGCAGCCGAATGTGATATTCCTTGACATCGTCATGCCCGGGGTGAGCGGGTACGAGATTTGTAAACGACTCAAGGCGGATTCGACAACACGGGACATACCGGTCGTCTTTGTCACGGCGATGCGTGATGACAAGGCCAGTCGTATCCGCGCCCTCGAGTGTGGCGCCGATGGCTTCCTGCATAAACCGTTCGATCAAGTTGAGTTGGAGGCGATCCTTTCGGCGATGCTGAAGATCAACGAGGCGGGACGCCGCGACCGCGACGAACGCCGCGTTCTCCAGGAACTGGTCGAGGAACGCACCACCGAATTACGCAGAGCCCATCGCGCCACGCTGAACCTGCTCGAGGATCTGCACCGGGAAAATGAGGCGCGCAAGCGGAGCGAGGAGTACTTTCGACGCGTCTCGGCCATCACCAGCGATATTGCATATTCCTGTTCCGCTGAGACGAAAAATCGCTACACTATTGTCTGGATCACGGGCGCCGCGGAACGAATCACGGGGTACAGCCGGGAATATATCCAGGACAAGGGTTGTTGGAGATTCCTTGTCGTGGATGAAGATCAGTCGATGTTCGACGCGAATGTCGTGTCCGTACCGGCCGGTGCCAAGGCCACGTGCGAATTACGGATTCATCACAAGGACGGACACATCGTCTGGCTCGAATCCACCGTGGAGTGTGTCACAGATCCGGCGTCTGACGGTGCAACCATCCTATACGGCGGTCTGACCGACATCACCGAGAGGCGCCGTGTCGCGGAGGAATTACACGCGGCCAAGAACAGGGCGGAACATAGCGAGAAACTGAAGGACGCCTTTATTGCGAACATCTCGCATGAGATCCGCACGCCCTTGAATATCATTCTCGGGTACACGGGTGTGATCGCCGAGAGGTTTCTTCCGTTGGCGACTGATGGCGACAGGTCGTTTTTCGATAGTGTGCGACGTGGCGGCGACCGCCTGCTTCGCACCGTCGACATGATTCTCAATGTCTCCCGGCTGCAGGCAGGCGAATACACGCCTCATCCAGTGCCCATTGATGTTTCTGCGCTTATGCGCACCATCGCACTCGATCATCAACCCCTGGCCGAGGAAAAAAATCTGATCCTATGCACCGCGGATGAAACCGGCCCCATTGCCGTCGTTGCAGACGAATACAGCCTGGTTCAGGCGGTGAGCAACCTCGTGCACAATGCAATTAAATTCACGCCCAGCGGGCAAGTGATCCTACGGGTATTTCGAGATGCGCTGGATCGCGTCTGCCTCTCTGTGCAGGATACGGGTATCGGAATCTCCGAAGAGTATCTACCCATGCTGTTTACGCGGTATTCCCAGGAGGAGATGGGGTACACACGGGAATACGAAGGTCTGGGACTGGGCATGGCATTGGTCAAGGGATACCTTGATCTGAATCGTGCGGAGATTTCGGTCGAGAGTCGGAAGGGCAAGGGCAGTATCTTCACCATCACGTTTACGACCGGTGCTGATCCGAACGTCACACCGGTGTCTCACCCGGCCCCGCATCAAACCTACACGGCGCCCGAGAAAAGGACCGCGCCGTCAGATAAAGCCGTGGTGCTTCTTGTGGAGGACGATGAACAGACCATCGAATTTATGGAAGTGCTCCTCGGCGGGGATTTTATATTGCACACAGCCCGCACGGCGGAACTGGCGTGGGACATGCTCGCTACGATACCCGTCAAATTGGTGCTCATGGACATCTCACTCGCGGGTCATAAGACCGGTCTGGAACTCACCCGCGATATCCGCGCGCATAGTCGTATCGCACATATTCCGATAATAGCTGTGACGGCACACGCGTACGACACCGATCGCGCCATCTGTCTCGAAGCCGGCTGCGATGAATTTCTGAGTAAGCCGATTCGAAAGGCGGACCTGTTCGCGAAGATGAACGCGCTGCTGGAGAGCTGA
- a CDS encoding DUF1211 domain-containing protein codes for MKTTRLEAFSDGVLAIIITIMVLELRMPYGADAESLKPLIPHLLSYVMSFVYLGIYWNNHHHLLHTMERVTGGILWANLHLLFWLSLIPVATGWQGENLLHELPTALYGVVLFMAGVAYFILQNVIIRAQGIHSTLKKAVGRDWKGKASVILYAVAIGIALVQPLMADAIYIIVAVMWLVPDRRIEKQMSATRVP; via the coding sequence ATGAAGACGACACGACTTGAAGCATTCAGTGATGGCGTTCTCGCTATCATTATCACGATTATGGTGCTCGAGCTTAGGATGCCTTATGGCGCCGACGCGGAGAGCCTGAAACCCCTGATCCCTCACCTGTTGTCCTATGTGATGAGTTTCGTCTATCTCGGGATATATTGGAACAATCATCATCACTTGCTTCACACAATGGAGCGGGTGACCGGTGGGATCCTCTGGGCAAATCTGCATCTTCTGTTCTGGCTTTCGCTGATACCTGTTGCGACGGGTTGGCAGGGTGAAAACCTTCTGCATGAGTTACCCACTGCGCTCTATGGCGTAGTACTTTTCATGGCGGGAGTCGCGTATTTTATCTTGCAGAACGTGATCATTCGTGCGCAGGGAATACATTCGACATTAAAAAAGGCCGTTGGGAGAGACTGGAAAGGTAAAGCGTCGGTGATCTTATACGCGGTGGCCATCGGGATTGCTCTTGTGCAGCCGTTGATGGCGGATGCGATCTACATTATCGTGGCCGTTATGTGGCTTGTGCCGGATCGACGGATCGAGAAACAAATGTCAGCGACCAGAGTTCCATGA
- a CDS encoding response regulator: protein MRPRILIVDSNRVIRGFIRSILSSRAGEIREAVDGRDAIAQYTNWHPDVVLMEVRMPHMDGLDATRAIRAIDPRALIVIVTDYDVADYRSAAREAGATDYVLKEHLLLLPDLIGDLSRQLHIGA from the coding sequence ATGCGTCCACGCATTCTCATAGTAGACAGCAATAGAGTCATCCGCGGATTCATCCGCAGTATTCTCTCGTCGAGGGCGGGCGAGATCCGGGAGGCCGTCGACGGCCGTGACGCCATCGCGCAATACACAAACTGGCATCCCGACGTGGTGTTGATGGAAGTGCGCATGCCTCACATGGACGGACTCGACGCCACACGCGCCATTCGCGCGATCGATCCACGGGCGCTGATAGTCATCGTCACCGACTACGATGTTGCGGACTATCGCAGCGCGGCCCGCGAGGCCGGGGCCACCGACTACGTGCTCAAGGAGCATCTGCTTCTTCTGCCGGATCTGATCGGCGATCTCAGCCGGCAACTGCACATCGGGGCATGA
- a CDS encoding T9SS type A sorting domain-containing protein — translation MKKLLTLILFVVATDRSASQIVYTDVVPDSTVSATQAQVIKSYNIDLDNDGTYEMELRHFNPDPNNLAVELHRNPHSTVEPQVLTHASGHARVFGNGIVISSSSSYWGQDQYGILDAPWYGGGDKYFGFRFKRRGEWHYGWARVSMPADASSFTIKDYAYEEMLNAPITTGSGSTGIETSAAAGVSVYINAAEHQLVLTYPGRDVHEITLLDMLGRTVQHAAAGATTTRFDTHGLARGTYFVALSPGRAAGQFLVIRL, via the coding sequence ATGAAAAAGCTCCTCACGCTTATCCTGTTTGTCGTCGCGACGGACAGGTCCGCGTCCCAGATCGTGTACACCGACGTGGTGCCCGACAGCACCGTGTCGGCCACCCAGGCGCAGGTCATCAAATCCTACAACATCGATCTCGACAACGACGGCACGTACGAGATGGAACTACGCCACTTCAATCCTGATCCGAACAACCTCGCGGTGGAATTGCATCGCAATCCGCACAGCACCGTGGAGCCGCAGGTGCTGACACATGCCAGCGGTCACGCGCGTGTGTTCGGAAACGGCATCGTGATCTCGTCGTCCTCATCGTATTGGGGGCAGGATCAATACGGAATCCTCGACGCCCCGTGGTATGGGGGAGGGGACAAGTATTTCGGCTTCCGCTTCAAGCGGAGAGGGGAATGGCATTACGGGTGGGCGCGTGTCAGCATGCCCGCCGACGCGTCGAGTTTCACCATCAAGGATTACGCGTACGAGGAAATGCTCAACGCGCCCATCACCACAGGCAGCGGCAGCACCGGCATCGAGACTTCCGCCGCCGCGGGAGTGTCGGTGTACATCAACGCCGCGGAACACCAGCTTGTGCTCACGTACCCGGGACGGGATGTACACGAGATCACCCTGCTCGACATGCTCGGCAGAACTGTGCAGCACGCGGCCGCGGGCGCAACGACGACACGGTTCGATACACACGGACTCGCGCGCGGTACATATTTCGTGGCACTGAGTCCCGGGCGAGCGGCGGGACAGTTCCTCGTGATTCGACTGTGA